One Pseudomonas tolaasii NCPPB 2192 genomic window carries:
- a CDS encoding protease inhibitor Inh/omp19 family protein — protein MPRFSHLIACVSQVLFVSAGAQAMASSLVLPSTAQLAGHWELKQQDQVCALDLLEQANALAGDVACAEQWLGDKPLSWSPTPDGIWLMNAEGTGITHLNRQKEGEYTGRTPSGADVTLQRTN, from the coding sequence ATGCCGCGTTTTTCTCATTTGATCGCCTGTGTCTCGCAGGTGTTGTTCGTGTCGGCAGGAGCCCAAGCAATGGCGAGCAGTCTCGTACTACCCAGCACCGCCCAACTGGCCGGGCACTGGGAATTGAAGCAACAGGATCAGGTCTGTGCGCTGGACCTGCTGGAACAGGCCAATGCCTTGGCCGGTGATGTGGCGTGCGCCGAACAATGGCTGGGCGACAAACCCCTGAGCTGGTCGCCCACCCCGGATGGCATCTGGCTGATGAATGCCGAAGGCACCGGCATTACCCATTTGAATCGCCAAAAGGAAGGCGAATACACCGGGCGCACACCCTCAGGTGCAGACGTGACACTGCAACGAACTAACTAA
- a CDS encoding polyamine ABC transporter substrate-binding protein: MKAIALLPLMLVASISQAAETVKIYNWSDYIAPDTTKNFQKETGIGFTYDVYDSNETLDGKLMTGKSGYDVVFPSNHFMARQIQGGALKKLDKSQLPNWKNLNPVLLKALENNDPGNEHGFPYLWGSTGIGYNIDKVKAVLGDNAPVDSWDLIFKPENMAKLQKCGVAILDNGPELLPAALNYLGLPHHSKKAEDYKKAEDLLMKVRPYVAYFHSSKYTADLANGDICVAVGFSGDILQAESRAKEARNGVNIGYNIPKEGAAIWFDMVAMPADAPDEKAGYAFMNYLLRPEVMASITNYVHYANGNSAADSLVDPAIKADTKVYPSPEMMGKLFALEAMPLNIDRIRTRVWNTIRTGK, from the coding sequence ATGAAAGCCATTGCCCTGTTGCCCTTGATGTTGGTGGCCTCTATCAGCCAGGCCGCCGAGACGGTGAAAATCTACAACTGGTCCGATTACATCGCGCCGGACACCACCAAAAATTTCCAGAAAGAAACCGGCATCGGTTTTACCTATGACGTGTACGACAGCAACGAAACCCTCGACGGCAAGTTGATGACCGGCAAATCCGGCTACGACGTGGTGTTCCCCTCCAACCACTTCATGGCCCGGCAGATTCAGGGCGGCGCCTTGAAGAAACTCGACAAGAGCCAGTTGCCGAACTGGAAAAACCTCAATCCGGTGCTGCTCAAGGCCCTGGAAAACAACGACCCGGGCAATGAGCATGGCTTCCCGTACCTGTGGGGCAGCACCGGTATCGGCTACAACATCGACAAGGTCAAGGCGGTGCTGGGCGACAACGCGCCGGTGGATTCCTGGGACCTGATCTTCAAACCCGAAAATATGGCCAAACTGCAAAAATGCGGCGTGGCGATCCTCGACAACGGCCCGGAACTGCTGCCGGCGGCCCTGAATTACCTGGGCTTGCCGCACCACAGCAAGAAGGCCGAGGACTACAAAAAGGCTGAAGACCTGCTGATGAAAGTGCGGCCTTACGTGGCGTACTTCCACTCTTCGAAATACACCGCCGACCTGGCCAATGGCGATATTTGCGTGGCCGTCGGTTTCTCCGGCGACATCCTGCAGGCCGAAAGCCGCGCCAAAGAAGCCAGGAATGGCGTGAACATTGGCTACAACATTCCCAAGGAAGGCGCCGCGATCTGGTTCGACATGGTCGCCATGCCCGCCGATGCCCCGGATGAAAAGGCCGGCTACGCGTTCATGAACTACCTGCTGCGCCCGGAAGTGATGGCCAGCATCACGAACTACGTGCACTACGCCAACGGCAACAGCGCCGCAGACAGCCTGGTGGACCCGGCGATCAAGGCCGACACCAAGGTGTACCCGAGCCCGGAAATGATGGGCAAATTGTTTGCGCTGGAGGCCATGCCACTGAACATCGACCGGATCCGCACGCGCGTGTGGAACACCATTCGAACCGGCAAATAA
- a CDS encoding DUF1652 domain-containing protein — MKQVGNMNKVTFPNACQLMRWHFHPMGFEGSMDAPGSMVARLFDRASGETLIAIAGIPCATVMNAADVERIIEAVEDELESFVPPLSLRA; from the coding sequence ATGAAACAGGTGGGCAACATGAACAAAGTGACGTTCCCCAATGCATGCCAGCTGATGCGCTGGCACTTTCATCCGATGGGCTTTGAGGGGAGCATGGACGCCCCCGGCAGTATGGTCGCCCGCCTGTTCGACCGTGCCAGCGGCGAGACACTGATTGCCATCGCCGGCATCCCTTGCGCCACGGTGATGAATGCCGCTGATGTGGAGCGGATCATCGAGGCGGTTGAAGATGAGCTGGAGAGCTTTGTGCCGCCGTTGTCGTTGCGGGCCTGA
- a CDS encoding helix-turn-helix transcriptional regulator: MPDIAPADDCQNTQATGELVLRHHLCWRHRDLDGVMSYYHPDIQYHDFFQNRVVGYAELREYLQASMPRGADEAIEHTDRIRADGDTAFIQYRITLRGGQGLVSFRTSEAITVRDGLIWRVNEYASLVHEQPAQAMRPTVSRLGLSPQQLGHMANDLQQYFQLKQPYLDPELDLQRVAKECGYSRNQISYLLNQVLGQSFYRYVNQARLQHLLAALEKAVPPIKIDDLAFAAGFNSLSAFYSAFRQHTGQSPKAYVKQISLRARAQDSL, encoded by the coding sequence ATGCCCGACATCGCCCCGGCCGACGATTGCCAAAACACCCAAGCCACCGGCGAACTGGTCTTGCGTCATCACCTGTGCTGGCGGCACAGGGATCTGGATGGGGTGATGTCCTATTATCACCCCGACATCCAATACCACGATTTCTTCCAGAACCGAGTAGTGGGTTACGCCGAGCTGCGCGAATACCTGCAAGCCAGCATGCCCCGGGGCGCCGACGAGGCAATCGAGCATACCGACCGAATTCGCGCCGACGGCGACACCGCGTTTATCCAGTACCGCATCACATTGCGTGGCGGCCAGGGGTTGGTGTCATTCCGTACCAGCGAAGCCATCACGGTGCGCGACGGGCTGATCTGGCGGGTCAATGAGTATGCCTCCCTCGTGCACGAACAGCCGGCCCAGGCGATGCGCCCCACGGTCAGCCGCCTGGGCCTGTCGCCTCAGCAATTGGGGCATATGGCCAACGATCTGCAGCAGTATTTCCAGCTCAAGCAACCCTATCTGGACCCCGAACTCGACCTGCAGCGAGTGGCGAAGGAATGTGGCTACAGCCGCAACCAGATTTCCTACCTGCTGAATCAGGTGCTGGGGCAAAGTTTCTATCGTTACGTCAACCAGGCTCGGCTCCAGCATTTGCTCGCGGCGCTGGAGAAGGCCGTGCCGCCGATCAAAATCGATGACCTGGCGTTTGCCGCCGGTTTCAATTCGCTGTCGGCGTTCTACAGCGCCTTTCGCCAGCACACTGGGCAGTCGCCCAAGGCCTACGTCAAACAAATTTCTCTGCGTGCACGCGCGCAAGACAGCCTCTGA
- a CDS encoding pirin family protein: MLELRPFNTLGGAHHGWLDAHHHFSFAEYHDPKRMHWGNLRVWNDDIIAPGTGFPQHPHRDMEIITYVREGAISHADNLGNKGRTEAGDVQVMSAGTGIAHSEYNLEATPTKIFQIWIIPNEAGLPPSWGAKPFPKGEREGFVTLASGKTGDSESLRIRADARLVAANLKAGESAEYRLDSGRRAYLVPATGVIEVNGLRAQARDGVAVEDEGVLRVTAVEDSEIVLVDLA; the protein is encoded by the coding sequence ATGCTTGAACTTCGACCTTTCAATACGTTGGGCGGCGCCCACCATGGCTGGCTCGACGCCCATCACCATTTTTCCTTCGCCGAATACCACGACCCAAAGCGCATGCATTGGGGCAACCTGCGGGTGTGGAACGACGACATCATCGCCCCCGGCACCGGCTTTCCGCAGCACCCGCACCGTGACATGGAAATCATCACCTATGTGCGTGAAGGCGCCATCAGCCATGCCGACAACCTCGGCAACAAGGGCCGCACCGAAGCTGGCGACGTGCAGGTGATGAGCGCGGGCACCGGGATTGCCCACAGCGAATACAACCTGGAAGCCACGCCGACCAAGATTTTCCAGATCTGGATTATCCCCAATGAAGCCGGTTTGCCGCCTTCATGGGGGGCCAAGCCGTTCCCGAAAGGTGAGCGCGAGGGTTTTGTGACCTTGGCCAGCGGCAAGACAGGTGACAGCGAAAGCCTGCGTATCAGGGCCGATGCACGCCTGGTGGCGGCCAATCTTAAGGCCGGGGAAAGTGCCGAGTATCGACTCGACAGCGGGCGTCGCGCGTATCTGGTACCGGCGACGGGGGTGATTGAAGTCAATGGCTTACGTGCGCAAGCGCGGGACGGTGTAGCGGTTGAGGATGAAGGGGTGTTACGGGTCACGGCGGTTGAAGACAGCGAAATAGTCCTGGTCGACCTGGCCTGA
- a CDS encoding serralysin family metalloprotease — MSKVKDKAIVSAAQASTAYSQIDSFSHLYDRGGNLTVNGKPSWTVDQAADHLLRDGASYKDVNHNGKIDLTYTFLTSATTATMNKHGISGFSQFNAQQKAQAVLAMQSWADVANVSFTESASGGDTHMTFANYSGGQAGAAAFAYLPGTGAGYDGTSWYLTNSSYTVNKTPDVNNYGRQTLTHEIGHTLGLAHPGDYNAGTGNPTYKDADYGQDTRGYSVMSYWSESNTNQNFSKGGVEAYASGPLIDDIAAIQKLYGANYSTRAGDTTYGFNSNTGRDFYSATSNADKLVFSVWDGGGNDTLDFSGFTQNQKINLTEGSFSDVGGLVGNVSIAKGVTVENAFGGSGNDLIIGNNAVNIIKGGAGNDIIYGGGGADQLWGGAGNDTFVYGASSDSRPGAADKIFDFTSGSDKIDLSGITKGAGLTFVNAFTGHAGDAVLSYAAGTNLGTLAVDFSGHGVADFLVTTVGQAVASDIVA, encoded by the coding sequence ATGTCAAAAGTAAAAGACAAAGCTATTGTATCTGCCGCGCAAGCCAGCACTGCTTACTCGCAAATCGATAGCTTTAGCCATCTGTATGACCGTGGCGGCAACCTCACGGTCAATGGCAAACCGTCCTGGACGGTGGACCAGGCAGCGGACCACCTGCTGCGTGATGGCGCCTCGTACAAAGATGTGAACCACAACGGCAAGATCGATCTGACTTACACCTTCCTCACCTCGGCCACCACGGCAACCATGAACAAACATGGCATCTCCGGGTTCAGCCAGTTCAACGCCCAGCAGAAAGCACAGGCCGTACTGGCCATGCAATCCTGGGCGGATGTCGCCAACGTAAGCTTTACCGAAAGCGCGTCGGGCGGCGATACGCACATGACCTTCGCCAACTACAGTGGTGGCCAGGCCGGTGCAGCAGCCTTCGCCTACCTGCCCGGCACCGGCGCAGGCTATGACGGCACTTCGTGGTACCTGACCAACAGCAGCTACACGGTCAACAAGACGCCGGACGTGAACAACTACGGCCGTCAGACCCTGACCCACGAAATCGGCCACACCCTGGGCCTGGCGCACCCTGGCGACTACAACGCCGGGACCGGCAACCCAACGTACAAAGACGCGGACTATGGACAGGACACGCGTGGCTACAGCGTCATGAGTTACTGGAGCGAAAGCAACACCAACCAGAACTTCAGCAAAGGCGGCGTCGAGGCTTACGCGTCGGGCCCGCTGATCGACGACATTGCCGCGATCCAGAAGCTCTACGGTGCCAACTACAGCACCCGCGCCGGCGACACCACCTACGGTTTCAACTCCAACACCGGGCGTGATTTCTACAGCGCCACATCCAATGCCGACAAGCTGGTGTTCTCGGTATGGGACGGTGGCGGCAACGACACCCTGGACTTCTCCGGTTTCACCCAGAACCAGAAGATCAACCTGACGGAAGGCTCGTTCTCCGACGTTGGCGGCCTGGTGGGCAACGTGTCCATCGCCAAGGGCGTGACCGTGGAAAATGCGTTCGGTGGTTCGGGCAATGACCTGATCATCGGCAACAACGCCGTCAACATCATCAAAGGCGGTGCCGGCAACGACATCATCTACGGTGGCGGCGGGGCGGACCAGCTGTGGGGCGGCGCGGGCAACGATACCTTCGTGTACGGTGCCAGCTCCGACTCGCGTCCGGGCGCGGCCGACAAGATCTTTGACTTCACCTCCGGTTCCGACAAGATCGACCTGTCGGGTATCACCAAAGGTGCAGGCCTGACCTTCGTCAATGCGTTCACCGGGCATGCCGGCGATGCTGTGCTGAGCTATGCCGCAGGTACCAACCTGGGCACTCTGGCTGTCGACTTCTCGGGTCATGGCGTGGCGGATTTCCTCGTCACCACCGTGGGCCAGGCCGTCGCCAGCGACATCGTGGCCTGA
- the pgm gene encoding phosphoglucomutase (alpha-D-glucose-1,6-bisphosphate-dependent), with protein MTISPFAGKPAPAQLLVDIPRLVTAYYTGQPDAAISTQRVAFGTSGHRGSSFELSFNEWHVLAISQAICLYREAQGINGPLFVGLDTHALSTPAGASALEVLAANGVHVMLAEGDEYTPTPAISHAIICYNRGRTSGLADGIVITPSHNPPQSGGYKYNPPNGGPADTHVTKWIEAKANELLANKLAGVKRITHAQALKADTTHRHDYLNSYVADLVNVIDMDAIRSADLRLGVDPLGGAGVRYWSAIAEHYRLNLDVVNTEVDSTFRFMSVDWDGQIRMDPSSSYAMQGLIGLKERFDVAFACDPDHDRHGIVTPSGGLLAPNNYLAVSIDYLFQNRPDWRADAAVGKTVVSSGLIDRVAARIGRRLYEVPVGFKWFADGLFEGSLGFGGEESAGASFLRKDGSVWSTDKDGLIPALLAAEMTSRKGQDPSQIYRGLTDALGEPFAIRVDAKATPAQKALLGKLSPEQVTSTQLAGESIQQILSHAPGNNQAIGGLKVMTENGWFAARPSGTEDIYKIYAESFIGEDHLKQLVEEAQVLVDGAISE; from the coding sequence ATGACAATCAGTCCTTTTGCGGGCAAGCCGGCACCAGCCCAATTGCTGGTGGATATCCCGCGACTGGTCACGGCCTATTACACCGGCCAGCCTGATGCAGCGATCTCCACCCAGCGCGTGGCCTTTGGTACTTCCGGGCACCGCGGCAGTTCTTTCGAGCTGAGCTTCAACGAATGGCATGTGCTTGCCATCAGCCAGGCCATCTGCCTGTACCGTGAGGCCCAGGGCATCAATGGCCCCTTGTTTGTCGGCCTGGACACCCACGCGCTCTCGACGCCTGCCGGTGCCAGCGCGCTGGAAGTGCTGGCTGCCAACGGTGTGCACGTCATGCTGGCCGAAGGCGACGAGTACACGCCGACCCCGGCAATTTCCCACGCCATTATTTGCTACAACCGCGGCCGCACCAGCGGCCTGGCGGACGGCATTGTGATTACGCCGTCCCACAACCCGCCCCAAAGCGGCGGCTACAAGTACAACCCGCCCAACGGTGGCCCGGCCGATACCCACGTGACCAAGTGGATCGAAGCCAAGGCCAATGAGCTGCTGGCCAACAAACTGGCTGGCGTCAAGCGCATCACCCACGCGCAGGCGCTCAAGGCCGACACTACCCATCGCCACGATTACCTCAACAGCTATGTGGCCGACCTCGTCAATGTGATCGACATGGATGCCATCCGTAGCGCGGACCTGCGCCTGGGCGTTGACCCGCTGGGCGGAGCAGGGGTGCGTTATTGGTCTGCCATCGCCGAGCATTACCGCTTGAACCTGGACGTGGTGAACACCGAGGTCGACTCCACGTTCCGCTTCATGAGCGTCGACTGGGACGGCCAGATCCGCATGGACCCGTCTTCCAGCTACGCCATGCAGGGTTTGATCGGCCTCAAGGAGCGCTTCGACGTCGCCTTCGCCTGCGACCCTGACCACGATCGCCACGGCATCGTCACCCCGTCCGGCGGCCTGCTGGCGCCGAACAACTACCTGGCGGTGTCCATCGACTACCTGTTCCAGAACCGTCCTGACTGGCGCGCCGATGCGGCCGTGGGCAAAACCGTGGTCAGCAGTGGCTTGATCGACCGCGTTGCCGCGCGCATTGGCCGCCGCCTCTACGAAGTGCCGGTGGGCTTCAAGTGGTTTGCCGACGGCCTGTTCGAAGGCTCGCTGGGCTTTGGTGGAGAGGAAAGCGCCGGGGCATCGTTCCTGCGCAAGGACGGCAGCGTTTGGAGCACCGACAAGGACGGCCTGATCCCGGCCTTGCTCGCCGCCGAAATGACCTCGCGCAAAGGTCAGGACCCCAGCCAGATCTACCGCGGCCTGACCGACGCCTTGGGCGAGCCGTTCGCGATTCGCGTGGATGCCAAGGCCACGCCGGCGCAAAAAGCCCTGCTGGGCAAGCTGTCGCCGGAGCAGGTCACCAGCACGCAATTGGCCGGGGAAAGCATCCAGCAGATCCTCAGCCATGCGCCGGGCAACAATCAGGCGATCGGCGGCTTGAAGGTGATGACCGAAAACGGCTGGTTCGCCGCGCGGCCGTCGGGTACCGAGGACATCTACAAGATCTACGCCGAGAGCTTTATTGGCGAGGATCACCTCAAACAGTTGGTAGAAGAAGCCCAGGTACTGGTAGACGGCGCAATCTCGGAATAA
- a CDS encoding NAD(P)/FAD-dependent oxidoreductase — MPAWRNISLWMDQLDDPLKARPSLEHDLDVNVAIVGAGYTGLWTAYYLKRQAPELKIAIIEAQTAGFGASGRNGGWLMGNLLGEDRLLAGLNPDQRRASYDLLHGIPEEVAQVLAREGIDCDYRKGGVLYCAARYPEQEGSLRRYLDKLHAQGLTEDDYRWLTPQQLAEQIRIAKPYGGIYAPHVATINPAKLVRGLARVVESMGVRIYENSPVTHWQSGSLRTARAGVRAAWVVPAVEGYANTLPPLGRYQLPVQSLIVATEPLPASTWDEIGLSHGQAFGESSRQVTYGQRSADNRLVFGARGGYQFAGKLRHDFDLTVSEVELRRYLFGELFPQLKKVRITHSWGGNLGMSRNFRPHMVCDHKTGIALSGGYGGEGVGATNLGGRTLADLILGLDTPLTTQPWVIRERGLDALKAWEPEPCRWLGYNAIIRSFVHEDQVLANPNTAPWRRKLATGVAGFMEGFMH; from the coding sequence ATGCCGGCATGGCGCAACATCAGTTTATGGATGGACCAGTTGGATGACCCGCTGAAGGCGCGGCCGTCCCTGGAGCATGACCTGGACGTCAACGTGGCCATTGTCGGCGCCGGTTACACCGGCCTGTGGACCGCCTACTACCTCAAACGCCAGGCGCCCGAGCTGAAAATTGCCATCATCGAGGCGCAAACCGCCGGTTTCGGCGCCTCCGGGCGTAACGGCGGCTGGCTGATGGGCAATCTGCTCGGCGAAGACCGCTTGCTGGCGGGCCTCAACCCTGACCAACGCCGCGCTTCTTATGACCTGTTGCACGGCATCCCCGAAGAAGTGGCGCAAGTGCTGGCCCGCGAAGGCATCGACTGCGACTACCGCAAGGGCGGCGTCCTCTATTGCGCTGCGCGTTACCCCGAGCAGGAAGGCAGCCTGCGCCGCTACCTGGACAAGCTGCACGCCCAGGGCCTCACCGAAGATGACTATCGCTGGCTGACCCCGCAGCAACTGGCCGAGCAGATCCGCATCGCCAAACCCTATGGCGGTATCTATGCACCCCATGTGGCGACCATCAACCCGGCCAAGCTGGTGCGCGGCCTGGCACGGGTGGTGGAGAGCATGGGCGTCAGGATCTACGAGAACAGCCCGGTCACTCACTGGCAATCCGGCAGCCTGCGCACGGCCAGGGCCGGCGTTCGCGCCGCCTGGGTGGTGCCGGCGGTAGAGGGTTACGCCAATACGCTGCCGCCGTTGGGGCGCTACCAGTTACCGGTGCAGAGCCTGATTGTCGCCACCGAGCCGTTGCCCGCCAGCACTTGGGACGAAATCGGCTTGAGCCATGGCCAGGCGTTCGGCGAAAGCAGCCGCCAGGTCACCTACGGGCAACGTTCGGCAGACAATCGCCTGGTGTTCGGTGCTCGCGGCGGTTACCAGTTCGCCGGCAAATTGCGCCATGACTTTGATTTGACCGTGAGCGAGGTGGAGTTGCGTCGCTACCTGTTCGGCGAACTGTTCCCGCAGCTCAAGAAGGTCAGGATTACCCACTCCTGGGGTGGCAACCTTGGCATGTCGCGCAACTTCCGGCCCCACATGGTGTGCGACCACAAGACCGGCATCGCGCTGTCAGGTGGTTATGGCGGGGAGGGCGTTGGCGCCACCAACCTTGGCGGGCGCACGCTGGCCGACCTGATTCTCGGCCTCGACACGCCGCTGACCACCCAGCCCTGGGTGATTCGCGAGCGTGGCCTGGACGCGCTCAAGGCCTGGGAGCCCGAACCGTGCCGCTGGTTGGGTTACAACGCGATCATTCGCAGTTTCGTCCATGAAGACCAGGTGTTGGCCAACCCCAACACGGCGCCCTGGCGGCGCAAGCTGGCGACCGGCGTGGCGGGGTTCATGGAAGGCTTCATGCATTAA
- a CDS encoding cupin domain-containing protein, with the protein MSITQFKDTLNAHLPDSSPVAVPLGDLVAVASTLSVERTDGVETGIWECTPGVWRRQIKSREFCHFIQGRCTFTPDNGETVHIQAGDALMLPANSTGIWDIQETVRKSYVLIL; encoded by the coding sequence ATGAGCATCACTCAATTCAAAGATACGCTGAATGCCCACTTGCCTGACTCGTCACCTGTGGCCGTGCCCTTGGGCGACCTGGTCGCCGTGGCCTCGACCTTGAGCGTGGAGCGCACCGACGGCGTCGAAACCGGCATCTGGGAATGTACCCCGGGCGTGTGGCGTCGGCAGATCAAATCCCGGGAGTTTTGCCACTTCATCCAGGGCCGCTGCACCTTCACCCCAGACAACGGTGAAACCGTACACATACAAGCCGGCGATGCACTGATGTTGCCGGCCAACAGCACCGGGATCTGGGATATCCAGGAAACCGTGCGCAAAAGCTATGTCCTGATTCTGTAA
- a CDS encoding UvrD-helicase domain-containing protein codes for MPQHKPDLPPELRPLAEMPLFKRLAARLFGHGLTRLRAQHRFSWLHGQADGFRSGHEAGVEYGYREGKADGLEEGRQVLLIRDFRPDEHRAPGVDDSLFDDWRLPLTADLKKRMKADVARLLPAHAQPSTAQWKMIFSDTPSTSVIAGAGAGKSTSLVLRILLLTHYLGFELSSMTVVTFTRESRKDFINKLMQILGLWGQSLGIKEAQAVVRTFHSRILPMVRSLPGFERLQAFEALSSGFEDADSNPFDLRISDAQREQMNACYHRLHGRHERFRELIAPLARHGLQLRELERDHPDVQKRVAVIELAAKRDEELCDVIEDLWFRAGAWPIKGIEPSRQTFEINGAQFHCHGYIPELDAWVVLGFDARENAQISRPNSKLSVRAEWAVKRTLFQAFCRKPLIWLDSYDSSKQLLSSLAGDASAGPGFDYKVKGELASAPLLDCFVAAAGFIENLGLDVPTAVGQMTFARDDPDRFFFEALSIFWKALEDHLLDQSPPIMTYNRMFSLFGENTPENLKLLSDPLLRPMSHLMIDEFQDVSPQIVSWIRASLREIRSRGPAMHVGRGAQRSSLLCVGDDWQSIYGWRGSSPKYFMEFNKEFVSPSTTRVMLGENYRSHQHIIDAAEHVVRAAPAIPGKKAKASGDSRALVPVTVLDRDDAGLGRKLAEHYQHGDSILMLYRKSSDKLLIQEHIQAVVNVDSSLPPQARRLKQLTYHSAKGLQADAVFLLGDCQHVTNSPYKNQVYRLAGLGSSGDSEPYDTAQKDEVLRLAYVGITRAVSHCYWYVEKPEGQGVNVPRASERVDGKKVFFDDQRG; via the coding sequence GTGCCGCAACACAAGCCTGATTTGCCCCCTGAACTGCGCCCACTGGCAGAAATGCCGCTGTTCAAACGCCTCGCCGCGCGTTTATTCGGCCACGGCTTGACGCGCCTGCGCGCGCAGCACCGGTTTTCCTGGCTGCACGGGCAGGCTGATGGCTTTCGCAGCGGTCACGAGGCGGGTGTGGAGTATGGCTACCGCGAGGGCAAGGCTGACGGTCTTGAAGAGGGGCGGCAGGTGTTGTTGATCCGTGACTTTCGCCCGGACGAGCATCGCGCCCCCGGCGTCGACGACAGTTTGTTTGACGATTGGCGCCTGCCGCTGACCGCCGACCTGAAAAAACGCATGAAAGCCGATGTGGCGCGCCTGCTGCCGGCACATGCGCAGCCGAGCACCGCGCAGTGGAAGATGATTTTCAGTGATACACCCTCGACCTCGGTGATTGCCGGTGCCGGCGCGGGCAAGTCCACTTCGCTGGTGTTGCGCATTTTGCTGCTGACCCATTACCTGGGCTTCGAACTCAGCTCGATGACTGTGGTGACCTTCACCCGCGAGTCGCGCAAGGACTTCATCAACAAGCTCATGCAGATTCTCGGCCTGTGGGGTCAATCCCTTGGAATCAAAGAGGCCCAGGCCGTGGTGCGCACCTTTCACTCGCGCATTCTGCCGATGGTGCGCAGCCTGCCGGGGTTTGAGCGGCTGCAAGCGTTTGAGGCCCTGAGCAGCGGTTTTGAAGACGCCGACAGCAACCCGTTCGACCTGCGCATCAGCGACGCCCAACGCGAGCAAATGAACGCCTGTTATCACAGGTTGCACGGCCGTCATGAGCGTTTCCGTGAACTGATCGCGCCGCTGGCCCGCCATGGCCTGCAGCTCAGGGAGCTGGAGCGTGACCACCCGGATGTGCAAAAGCGCGTGGCTGTCATCGAGTTGGCGGCCAAGCGCGATGAAGAGCTCTGCGATGTGATCGAGGACCTGTGGTTCCGCGCGGGCGCCTGGCCGATCAAAGGCATTGAGCCCAGCCGCCAAACCTTTGAAATCAATGGGGCCCAGTTCCATTGCCACGGCTATATCCCGGAGCTGGATGCCTGGGTGGTGCTGGGCTTCGATGCGCGGGAAAATGCCCAGATCAGTCGCCCGAATTCGAAACTGTCGGTACGCGCAGAATGGGCGGTCAAGCGCACCTTGTTTCAAGCTTTCTGCCGTAAGCCTCTGATATGGCTTGATAGTTATGACTCATCAAAACAACTTTTAAGCAGTTTGGCAGGCGATGCGTCCGCTGGCCCGGGCTTCGATTACAAAGTCAAAGGTGAACTGGCATCGGCGCCGTTACTGGACTGTTTTGTCGCCGCCGCAGGCTTTATCGAGAACCTTGGGCTGGACGTGCCCACCGCTGTAGGCCAAATGACCTTCGCCAGGGATGACCCGGACCGCTTTTTCTTTGAGGCCCTGAGCATTTTCTGGAAAGCCCTGGAAGACCATCTGCTCGACCAGTCGCCTCCGATCATGACCTACAACCGCATGTTCTCGCTGTTTGGCGAAAACACTCCGGAAAACCTCAAGCTGCTCAGCGACCCTTTGTTGCGGCCGATGTCGCATTTGATGATTGATGAATTTCAGGACGTCTCACCGCAGATCGTCTCGTGGATTCGCGCCAGCCTGCGCGAAATCCGCAGCCGTGGACCGGCGATGCACGTGGGCCGCGGCGCGCAGCGTTCATCCTTGCTGTGCGTGGGCGATGACTGGCAGTCCATCTATGGCTGGCGCGGCAGTTCGCCGAAGTACTTCATGGAGTTCAACAAGGAGTTTGTATCGCCGAGCACCACCCGCGTGATGCTGGGCGAGAACTACCGCAGCCATCAACACATCATCGACGCCGCCGAACATGTCGTGCGTGCGGCACCGGCCATCCCCGGCAAAAAGGCCAAGGCAAGTGGCGATTCAAGGGCGTTGGTACCGGTCACGGTGCTGGACCGCGATGATGCGGGGTTGGGGCGCAAGCTGGCAGAGCACTATCAGCATGGCGATTCGATTTTGATGCTGTATCGAAAAAGTAGCGATAAGTTATTGATTCAAGAGCATATTCAGGCCGTAGTTAATGTGGATTCGAGCTTGCCGCCGCAGGCTCGCCGTTTGAAACAGCTGACTTATCACAGCGCCAAGGGACTGCAGGCGGATGCGGTTTTTTTGCTGGGAGACTGCCAGCATGTCACCAACTCCCCTTACAAGAATCAGGTCTACCGTCTGGCCGGGCTGGGTAGCAGCGGCGACAGCGAGCCTTATGACACTGCGCAGAAAGACGAGGTGTTGCGTTTGGCCTATGTCGGCATCACCCGGGCCGTGAGCCACTGCTATTGGTATGTGGAGAAGCCGGAGGGCCAGGGCGTGAATGTGCCGAGGGCGTCGGAGCGGGTCGACGGGAAAAAAGTGTTTTTCGACGATCAGCGAGGCTAA